A portion of the Candidatus Hydrogenedentota bacterium genome contains these proteins:
- a CDS encoding sulfatase → MTKEPTPTRRNEMLRVAPLIALALALLTSSTHGERLPNVVIVHTDDQGYADTGAYGATGFQTPNLDQLAAEGIRFTSAYAVANACSPSRAALLTGCYPVRVGLPDVLGPSQRNNGRAVGLHPNEVTVAELLKPLGYATACVGKWHLGDIPDFLPLNQGFDAYFGLPYSNDMWPNHPTSKDFPPLPLMEGNKVIETNPDMNQLTTRYTEYAVSFITEHKDRPFFLYLAHSMPHVPLGVSDKFRGKSAQGLYGDVIMEIDWSVGEIMRTLREAGLEQSTMVIFTSDNGPWISYGNHAGSAGPLREAKGTTWEGGHRVPCIVRWPGRIPANQVCDKMIANFDFYPTIAEATGAVLPTDRIIDGKSLWPLLEGRPGAGTPHEYFYFYGRDELQAVRKGPWKLHLPHSYRTLEVPAGTDGLPAPYVQRDTPLALYNLTEDIAEKHNQAAGSRFVVEELQAAAETFKAAMALEARPAGLHESPVAAADEPVPSGG, encoded by the coding sequence ATGACGAAGGAACCGACGCCGACGAGGAGGAATGAAATGCTCCGGGTTGCCCCATTGATTGCTCTGGCGCTGGCGCTCTTGACGTCAAGCACCCATGGAGAGCGGCTTCCAAATGTGGTTATCGTCCATACGGACGACCAGGGCTATGCCGACACCGGGGCCTATGGCGCGACGGGCTTTCAGACACCCAACCTCGACCAACTCGCCGCCGAGGGCATTCGTTTCACCTCGGCCTACGCTGTCGCAAACGCCTGCAGTCCATCCCGCGCCGCGTTGCTGACGGGGTGCTATCCCGTGCGTGTGGGCCTGCCCGATGTGCTGGGACCCAGCCAGCGAAATAATGGCCGCGCGGTTGGCCTCCATCCCAATGAGGTGACGGTGGCGGAATTGCTCAAGCCCCTTGGTTATGCCACCGCGTGCGTGGGCAAATGGCATCTGGGCGATATCCCCGATTTTCTTCCTCTGAATCAGGGCTTCGACGCGTATTTTGGACTTCCCTACTCCAACGACATGTGGCCCAACCATCCCACCTCAAAAGATTTTCCGCCACTCCCGCTCATGGAGGGCAACAAGGTTATTGAGACCAACCCGGACATGAATCAGTTGACGACGCGATACACGGAGTACGCGGTCAGCTTTATCACCGAGCACAAAGACAGGCCCTTCTTCCTCTATCTTGCCCACAGCATGCCCCATGTACCCCTCGGGGTATCGGACAAGTTCCGTGGAAAATCCGCCCAGGGCCTTTACGGCGATGTCATTATGGAGATTGACTGGTCCGTCGGTGAGATCATGCGCACGTTGCGGGAGGCGGGACTGGAACAAAGTACGATGGTCATATTCACTTCAGACAACGGCCCCTGGATCAGCTACGGCAACCACGCCGGATCCGCCGGCCCCCTGCGCGAAGCGAAAGGAACCACCTGGGAAGGGGGCCATCGCGTACCCTGTATCGTGCGCTGGCCGGGCCGGATTCCCGCAAATCAAGTCTGCGACAAGATGATAGCCAATTTCGATTTCTACCCCACGATCGCCGAAGCAACGGGGGCGGTCCTCCCGACAGACCGCATCATCGATGGCAAGAGCCTGTGGCCCCTGCTTGAAGGCAGACCCGGTGCGGGCACGCCCCACGAATACTTCTACTTCTACGGACGAGATGAACTCCAGGCGGTCCGGAAGGGCCCCTGGAAACTCCACCTCCCCCATTCGTACCGCACTCTGGAAGTACCTGCGGGCACAGACGGCCTACCCGCGCCCTACGTGCAGCGGGACACCCCCCTCGCCCTGTACAATTTAACGGAAGACATCGCTGAAAAACATAATCAGGCGGCTGGCTCTCGCTTTGTGGTGGAAGAACTTCAGGCAGCCGCCGAGACATTCAAGGCCGCCATGGCGCTGGAAGCCCGGCCTGCGGGGCTTCATGAATCCCCGGTCGCCGCCGCGGATGAACCGGTCCCCTCAGGAGGGTGA